A genomic window from Brevibacillus agri includes:
- a CDS encoding dynamin family protein: MNQLRDKLVAAAERLRRASHEIVSVPGMQQQAQAMQERAERLTANRFTVALFGAFSAGKSSFANALMGDLVLPVSPNPTTAAINKIMPPSAEHPHGTVRVVLKQRDAVEQDVLRSLAVFGLHAASLEGALSELNKIDVAQIPPTAKPHYTFLKAVTKGLPEMDTHLGGELIVDMQAFKSFVAKEEKACFAEYIELFYSCPLTDQGIVLVDTPGADSINARHTGVAFEYMKNADAVLFVTYYNHAFSQADREFLLQMGRVKDTFEMDKMFFIVNAADLAASEEELQGVIAHVEKNLLTCGIRLPRIYPVSSQTALLARMHEKGKLAASAEKVYRQRTQTAEGAPLMPAEEAFKLSGMAAFETAFLRFTIDELTQIAVNAAMGEIRRAYDTLTEFMRMAQSGEDERLARKEAASKAQSDALAAVAALSTASYERDLTKEREELLYYVKQRLFFRFNELFNFAFNPAVLKEDGRSMKQALQGCLTDLLRSISYDLAQELRATTLRLEKFLSKQGAALVSAWQKDVHAYAAGLTLAPYQQRQVETLAFAEELPVSVEAFQPALGLFKNTKDFFEQDGKLKLREELEKRMQEPVAAYVATGSEQLGEQFSALFSEMVATERNRVVEQINEYFTGLFAALDMTVDLEELGAKVNRVAAELE; encoded by the coding sequence ATGAATCAGCTTCGAGACAAACTTGTGGCGGCCGCAGAACGGCTGCGCCGCGCAAGCCATGAAATCGTTTCCGTACCAGGGATGCAACAACAGGCGCAGGCGATGCAGGAGCGGGCAGAGCGCCTGACCGCCAACCGCTTCACGGTCGCCTTGTTCGGCGCATTCAGCGCCGGAAAATCTTCTTTTGCCAATGCGTTGATGGGCGATCTCGTCCTGCCTGTATCGCCGAACCCGACGACGGCGGCGATCAACAAAATCATGCCGCCAAGCGCGGAGCACCCGCACGGCACGGTGCGCGTGGTGCTGAAACAAAGAGACGCGGTGGAGCAGGACGTGCTGCGCTCGCTCGCCGTTTTTGGACTGCATGCCGCAAGCCTGGAAGGCGCGCTGTCCGAACTGAACAAAATTGACGTGGCGCAAATTCCGCCGACAGCGAAGCCGCACTACACGTTTTTGAAAGCCGTCACGAAAGGTCTTCCCGAGATGGACACGCATCTGGGCGGAGAGCTGATCGTGGACATGCAAGCATTTAAAAGCTTCGTCGCCAAAGAAGAAAAGGCTTGCTTTGCCGAATACATCGAGCTTTTCTACTCTTGCCCGCTCACCGATCAGGGCATCGTGCTGGTCGACACGCCAGGGGCGGATTCCATCAATGCCCGCCATACGGGTGTGGCGTTTGAATACATGAAAAACGCGGACGCTGTCCTGTTCGTCACGTATTACAATCACGCGTTTTCCCAGGCTGACCGCGAGTTTTTGCTGCAAATGGGCCGGGTCAAGGACACGTTCGAGATGGACAAGATGTTTTTCATCGTCAATGCGGCTGACCTCGCCGCTTCGGAAGAGGAGCTGCAGGGTGTCATTGCGCACGTAGAGAAAAACTTGCTCACCTGCGGCATCCGCCTGCCGCGCATTTATCCGGTATCCAGCCAGACGGCGCTTTTGGCGCGCATGCATGAAAAAGGCAAGCTGGCGGCTTCGGCGGAAAAAGTATACCGTCAGCGCACGCAAACGGCAGAAGGCGCTCCGCTCATGCCGGCAGAGGAAGCGTTCAAGCTGTCAGGCATGGCCGCTTTTGAAACAGCGTTTCTCCGGTTCACGATCGACGAGCTGACACAGATTGCCGTGAACGCAGCGATGGGCGAAATTCGCCGCGCTTACGACACGTTGACCGAGTTCATGCGCATGGCCCAGTCGGGTGAAGACGAGCGGCTCGCCCGCAAGGAAGCGGCGAGCAAGGCCCAGTCGGATGCGTTGGCTGCCGTAGCGGCTCTGTCTACCGCTTCGTACGAGCGCGACCTGACAAAAGAGCGCGAGGAACTGCTCTACTACGTCAAGCAGCGGCTGTTTTTCCGCTTCAACGAGCTGTTCAACTTCGCCTTTAACCCGGCGGTTCTCAAGGAAGACGGGCGCAGCATGAAGCAGGCGCTCCAGGGCTGCCTGACCGATCTGCTGCGCTCGATCAGCTACGATCTGGCACAGGAGCTGCGCGCCACCACACTGCGCCTGGAAAAGTTCCTGAGCAAGCAGGGAGCCGCGCTCGTTTCCGCGTGGCAAAAAGACGTGCACGCCTACGCAGCAGGTTTGACGCTGGCGCCGTACCAGCAGCGCCAGGTCGAGACGCTCGCCTTTGCCGAGGAGCTGCCGGTGTCTGTTGAGGCATTCCAGCCAGCGCTTGGGCTGTTCAAAAACACGAAAGACTTTTTTGAGCAGGACGGCAAGCTGAAGCTGCGCGAAGAGCTGGAAAAGCGCATGCAAGAGCCGGTAGCGGCTTACGTCGCGACCGGAAGCGAGCAGCTTGGCGAGCAGTTCAGCGCGCTGTTCAGCGAGATGGTCGCGACAGAGCGGAACCGGGTTGTCGAGCAGATTAACGAATACTTCACAGGGCTGTTTGCCGCGCTGGATATGACCGTGGATCTCGAAGAGCTGGGAGCGAAGGTAAACCGCGTGGCCGCGGAACTGGAGTAA
- a CDS encoding dynamin family protein: protein MLDSQVLVRETDFAKLAHTWEELAQAMAGQGDQATPAKLKQLAKKTRKAELNIAFCGHFSAGKSTMINTLLGVSLLPSNPIPTSANVVKIRGGEKAARVYTMNGDVVTFDPDTEMEKLKQFAVDGDTVESVEVSYPGTLLDEHSSLLDTPGIDSTDAAHKIATESALHLADVVIYMMDYNHVQAEENFNFTKTLKDRGKPVYLVVNMIDKHIDFELDFESYKESVEEAFATWNIHPDGIFYTSLAEPDHPENQYAEFRQKLLALIAGREELVGKSVRSAAEHLIEEHVQAVKASHASKRQELESKLDSLELADVDSRDAQGVSAALAQAEALMASLKNRTAEARAQMEKDLGSLLDNARLTYYSTNEAAQSYLESRKPGFKVGFLFAGKKTEEERQRREEALLAEFREKVAGNLDFHFKELMSKQLQAHDIRDEEYHARVHATEIAITGEFLAKHIKDGAASREYVMNYCTDVANAIKLEYRRAGLLFIEEVVGRLESQSEQESAAQLERLGVLREMASLHEQLASLTASEENTRERLQAIMREGE, encoded by the coding sequence GTGCTTGACAGTCAAGTTTTGGTTCGGGAGACAGACTTTGCGAAACTCGCGCATACATGGGAAGAGCTGGCGCAAGCGATGGCCGGGCAGGGAGATCAAGCGACTCCTGCCAAGCTGAAGCAGCTTGCAAAAAAAACGCGGAAAGCCGAGCTGAACATCGCTTTCTGTGGACACTTTTCCGCAGGGAAGTCCACGATGATTAATACGCTGCTGGGGGTCAGCCTGCTGCCCTCCAATCCGATTCCGACCAGCGCCAATGTCGTGAAGATCCGCGGTGGCGAAAAAGCTGCTCGCGTCTATACAATGAACGGCGACGTCGTGACGTTTGATCCGGATACGGAGATGGAGAAGCTCAAGCAGTTTGCCGTTGATGGAGATACCGTGGAGTCTGTAGAAGTCTCCTATCCGGGAACGCTTCTCGACGAGCATTCCAGCCTGCTCGACACGCCAGGGATCGACTCGACCGACGCCGCGCACAAAATCGCGACGGAATCCGCGCTGCACCTGGCTGACGTCGTCATTTACATGATGGATTACAACCACGTCCAGGCAGAGGAAAACTTCAACTTTACGAAAACCTTGAAAGATCGCGGCAAGCCAGTCTATCTGGTTGTGAACATGATTGACAAGCACATTGACTTTGAGCTTGATTTTGAGAGCTACAAGGAAAGTGTGGAGGAAGCGTTCGCGACCTGGAACATTCATCCCGACGGCATTTTTTACACCTCGCTCGCGGAGCCGGACCATCCGGAAAACCAGTACGCGGAGTTTCGGCAAAAGCTGCTGGCGCTGATCGCTGGACGCGAGGAGCTGGTAGGCAAAAGCGTTCGCAGCGCTGCCGAGCATTTGATCGAGGAACACGTCCAGGCGGTAAAGGCCAGCCATGCCTCCAAGCGTCAGGAGCTGGAAAGCAAGCTGGACAGCCTGGAGCTGGCAGACGTAGATAGCCGCGATGCCCAAGGGGTGTCCGCCGCGCTTGCCCAGGCAGAGGCGCTCATGGCGTCGCTGAAAAACCGCACAGCAGAAGCGCGCGCCCAGATGGAAAAAGACTTGGGCTCGCTGCTCGACAATGCCCGGTTGACGTACTACAGCACGAACGAAGCGGCGCAAAGCTACCTGGAGAGCCGCAAGCCTGGCTTCAAGGTGGGCTTTTTGTTTGCGGGGAAAAAGACCGAGGAAGAGCGCCAGCGCCGCGAGGAAGCGCTGTTGGCCGAGTTCCGCGAAAAAGTGGCGGGCAATCTCGACTTCCATTTCAAGGAACTGATGAGCAAGCAGCTTCAAGCGCATGACATCCGCGACGAGGAGTACCACGCGCGTGTCCATGCGACCGAGATCGCAATTACGGGCGAGTTCCTGGCCAAGCACATCAAGGATGGGGCGGCTTCCCGCGAGTATGTGATGAACTACTGTACAGACGTCGCGAACGCGATCAAGCTGGAGTACAGACGCGCGGGTCTTCTGTTCATAGAGGAAGTCGTCGGACGCCTGGAGAGCCAAAGCGAGCAGGAGAGCGCGGCACAGCTCGAACGCCTTGGCGTCCTGCGCGAGATGGCTTCGCTGCATGAACAGCTTGCAAGCCTCACCGCGAGCGAAGAAAACACGAGAGAAAGATTGCAGGCAATCATGCGTGAAGGAGAATAG
- a CDS encoding type 1 glutamine amidotransferase domain-containing protein, whose amino-acid sequence MRLAGKRVVCFVESEFEDLELWYPVLRLREEGATVHLAGPQAGHAYIGKYGVPCEVDKALSELDPAQYDGVLVPGGWAPDKLRRYPEVLSFVRAMHEAKKPIGHICHAGWVLASAKILAGVKTTSTPGIKDDMENAGAVWVDEEVVVDGHIVGSRRPPDLPAYAKAFADLLAEN is encoded by the coding sequence GTGAGACTTGCGGGAAAACGTGTAGTCTGCTTTGTAGAAAGCGAATTTGAAGATTTGGAGCTGTGGTACCCGGTGCTGAGGCTGCGCGAGGAAGGGGCGACTGTCCATTTGGCGGGGCCGCAGGCGGGACACGCCTACATCGGAAAATACGGCGTGCCGTGCGAGGTGGACAAGGCATTGAGCGAGCTTGATCCGGCGCAGTACGACGGCGTGCTCGTGCCGGGTGGCTGGGCGCCGGACAAGCTTCGCCGCTATCCGGAGGTGCTTTCGTTTGTCCGTGCCATGCACGAGGCGAAAAAGCCGATCGGCCACATTTGCCACGCGGGCTGGGTGCTCGCCTCGGCAAAAATTTTGGCCGGAGTGAAGACGACCTCTACGCCTGGCATCAAGGATGACATGGAGAACGCAGGGGCAGTGTGGGTCGACGAAGAGGTGGTCGTCGATGGGCACATCGTCGGTTCCCGCCGTCCGCCTGATTTGCCGGCGTACGCGAAGGCTTTCGCGGATTTGTTGGCTGAAAACTAA
- a CDS encoding GerAB/ArcD/ProY family transporter: MSAQTLPDKMLTKNHMGINIAAVTIGVGILTFPRGLAKATSGFDGWISVVISGLIAFLIGWLLAKLAARFPRQTFFEYTSMIASKPVGYVLTLLVCLYTMLFVSFEIRAIGNIAKQYLFYNTPVEMITLSFLLIVQYAVAGSRISMLRLNLLFLPVVLVVMFFVLLFTSQLIEVENVRPFFSSDWRSLLDGSQAVGLSYSGFEIILFYTMLMKRPKDGTKAMALGLFIPVALYLTIYIFVIGVFSAEVAKNLTYPTIDLAKEVEIPGGFFERVESIFFAIWIMTIFDTCMIWLDITILNLASMFRNVKKMVWILLLSPIIYFVAMLPQNLVDFFTFADYVTYFGMIIVYLCPILLLLLAIIRGVRGHE, from the coding sequence ATGAGTGCACAAACCTTGCCAGATAAAATGCTCACCAAAAATCATATGGGTATCAACATCGCCGCGGTTACGATCGGTGTCGGCATCCTGACCTTCCCGCGCGGGCTCGCCAAAGCGACCAGCGGATTCGACGGCTGGATTTCCGTCGTCATCAGCGGCCTGATCGCCTTTCTGATCGGCTGGCTGCTCGCCAAGCTCGCCGCCCGCTTCCCCAGGCAAACTTTTTTCGAGTACACCTCGATGATCGCAAGCAAGCCGGTCGGCTACGTCCTGACCTTGCTCGTCTGTCTGTACACGATGCTGTTCGTGTCCTTCGAGATTCGCGCGATCGGCAACATCGCCAAGCAGTATTTGTTTTACAACACCCCAGTCGAAATGATTACGTTGAGCTTTCTGTTGATCGTCCAGTATGCCGTGGCGGGATCGCGCATCTCCATGCTGCGGCTCAACCTGTTGTTTTTGCCAGTCGTCCTGGTCGTGATGTTTTTCGTCTTGCTGTTCACCTCGCAATTGATCGAAGTCGAAAACGTTCGCCCCTTTTTCTCATCCGACTGGCGCTCCTTGCTGGACGGCTCGCAAGCGGTGGGGCTTTCCTACTCCGGGTTCGAAATCATTCTCTTCTATACGATGCTGATGAAACGGCCAAAAGACGGAACAAAGGCCATGGCGCTCGGGCTGTTCATCCCGGTGGCCCTCTACTTGACGATCTACATTTTCGTCATCGGCGTCTTTTCGGCCGAGGTCGCCAAAAACTTGACGTACCCGACGATTGATCTTGCGAAAGAAGTGGAAATTCCCGGCGGTTTTTTCGAGCGGGTCGAATCGATCTTTTTTGCGATCTGGATCATGACGATTTTCGATACGTGCATGATATGGCTCGATATCACGATCCTCAATTTAGCGTCGATGTTCCGCAACGTAAAAAAAATGGTCTGGATCCTGCTCTTGTCGCCGATTATTTACTTCGTCGCGATGCTCCCGCAAAATCTGGTCGACTTCTTTACGTTTGCCGACTATGTGACGTATTTCGGAATGATTATCGTCTACCTGTGCCCCATCCTGCTACTGCTGCTCGCCATCATCCGCGGGGTGAGGGGCCATGAATAG
- a CDS encoding Ger(x)C family spore germination protein: protein MNRRLTLACMVVLLCTLVTGCWDQVQIEERGFVVGVAIDAPRSNEAEKRAAKESPGKPRVKQRFLVTHQLVIPGGLIAGNQGGGGGQNTTNEAFLNLSSEGDSLFEVSRELATRTSRAPFYQHLKILVISEEVARSENGFANAMDFLLSDPDSRRSSKVFISNGPAKSIIEVKPKTEKLPALYINSIGENIDRNARMLPEVRVGDVHEELLNPFSFVIPRVRAEKNEIKMAGSAVFSNRNQMVGFLGEEETEGLNFLTGNINGGLLKAKVKNDLVVLNIQGTKHSIVQDLRDKQHFIFTIQIECEGILAEAYALMDFLSKEETKKLEQAFAKEIERMCRDTIQKVHKEMKADVIKLGSNIRQKDYSLWKQIQHDWEKGQRLYEKSEIHVEAKVYLRNVGSINRSEKVEGR from the coding sequence ATGAATAGGCGTCTTACTCTGGCCTGCATGGTCGTTCTCCTGTGCACGCTGGTCACGGGCTGCTGGGACCAGGTGCAGATCGAGGAACGCGGCTTTGTCGTCGGTGTCGCCATTGATGCCCCCCGCTCCAACGAGGCCGAAAAACGGGCTGCGAAAGAATCGCCGGGAAAACCACGGGTCAAGCAGCGCTTCCTCGTCACCCACCAGCTCGTCATCCCTGGCGGACTGATCGCAGGCAACCAGGGCGGCGGTGGCGGACAAAACACGACGAACGAAGCGTTTCTCAACCTCTCCTCGGAGGGGGATTCGCTTTTCGAGGTTTCCCGCGAGCTGGCTACCCGAACCAGTCGCGCTCCGTTTTACCAGCACCTCAAGATTCTCGTCATCTCGGAAGAAGTGGCCCGCTCCGAAAACGGCTTTGCCAACGCCATGGATTTTTTGCTGAGCGATCCCGATTCCAGGCGAAGCAGCAAAGTCTTTATCTCCAATGGCCCGGCCAAAAGCATTATCGAGGTCAAGCCGAAAACGGAAAAGCTGCCCGCGCTCTACATCAACTCGATTGGTGAAAACATCGATCGAAATGCGCGCATGCTTCCCGAGGTCAGAGTGGGAGATGTTCACGAGGAGCTGCTCAACCCGTTCAGCTTCGTCATTCCGAGAGTGCGGGCGGAAAAAAACGAAATCAAAATGGCGGGCAGCGCTGTGTTTTCCAATCGCAACCAAATGGTCGGCTTTCTTGGCGAAGAAGAAACCGAGGGCTTGAATTTCTTGACGGGGAATATTAACGGGGGACTGTTAAAAGCCAAGGTCAAAAACGATTTGGTCGTCCTGAACATCCAGGGGACGAAGCATTCTATCGTACAAGATTTGCGCGACAAGCAGCACTTTATTTTCACGATCCAAATCGAGTGCGAGGGCATTTTGGCAGAAGCCTACGCGCTGATGGATTTTCTCAGCAAGGAAGAGACGAAGAAGCTGGAGCAAGCGTTCGCAAAAGAAATCGAGCGGATGTGCCGGGATACGATCCAGAAAGTGCACAAGGAAATGAAAGCCGATGTCATCAAGCTGGGCAGCAATATCCGCCAAAAAGACTACTCGCTCTGGAAGCAGATCCAGCACGATTGGGAAAAAGGGCAGCGCCTGTACGAAAAGAGCGAAATCCACGTCGAAGCCAAGGTGTACTTGCGAAATGTCGGCTCCATCAACCGTTCGGAAAAAGTAGAAGGAAGGTGA
- a CDS encoding DL-endopeptidase inhibitor IseA family protein → MKKKWVGVVRQAEQAFWTIVFSAQRRVGERGRILPKRFNSKNKIRRFLTRFMTPCLANRVIGNLDLRRIKGRLAVPVGDGIGAAPIVKSQILKKSERCVTLAVWFQFDPSDRFFLVYQLKKQPDGRWIVVGRHPLDYPFNRPGQLFRIVPGCCKPCVRGCKRVRRRVRRR, encoded by the coding sequence ATGAAGAAAAAGTGGGTAGGGGTTGTCCGGCAGGCGGAGCAGGCTTTTTGGACCATTGTGTTTTCGGCACAGCGGCGAGTCGGGGAACGGGGCAGAATTTTGCCCAAGCGGTTTAATTCGAAAAACAAAATTCGTCGGTTTTTGACCCGGTTCATGACGCCTTGCCTCGCGAATCGCGTGATCGGCAACCTCGATCTGAGACGGATCAAGGGACGGCTGGCCGTTCCGGTAGGAGATGGAATCGGTGCGGCGCCGATTGTCAAATCACAAATTTTGAAGAAAAGCGAGAGGTGCGTGACGCTCGCTGTCTGGTTTCAATTTGACCCGAGCGACCGCTTTTTTCTTGTCTACCAGTTGAAAAAGCAGCCGGATGGGCGCTGGATCGTGGTAGGCCGCCATCCGCTGGACTATCCGTTCAATCGGCCTGGACAGCTTTTCCGGATAGTGCCTGGCTGTTGCAAGCCTTGTGTGCGGGGATGCAAGCGGGTGAGAAGGAGGGTCCGGCGAAGGTGA
- a CDS encoding anti sigma factor C-terminal domain-containing protein, with protein MEDDKLRERLDVSEIVWDEKRARRLIWRSRFALWRNMAQVLLAIWFLYMLYMLVIQIGYAKLGKEDDLVRYAATLVETHYPGLKVNKSGHTPVSLSPWLTQETTLLLYKQLGKWEEVVGTVTVKKPLWGKLAYDIHYQQKQLDDRDGTFRFALPLSLLGKKPLEVREEQNELWEQLAHMEDGYVAEMAFSTLQPYEPLQLFKLLEKYDLSVLQMAVYGGELKTFQPTHTRSGSTIRVPHLVLRPAVHYSEGGSMSYETTMDLPESVEEATNQLIPDLEWMQSYAPDEFDVYDDKRLAYLRENGIAVYGAVVTGPIRELEKLRAEPELHRFQLGRIAVWNW; from the coding sequence ATGGAGGATGACAAGCTGCGCGAAAGGCTTGATGTGTCCGAGATAGTCTGGGACGAAAAAAGGGCGCGACGCCTGATCTGGCGGTCGCGGTTTGCGCTGTGGAGAAATATGGCGCAAGTATTGCTCGCCATATGGTTTTTGTACATGCTCTACATGCTGGTGATTCAGATCGGCTATGCGAAGCTGGGCAAGGAGGACGACCTGGTCCGCTACGCCGCGACCTTGGTCGAGACGCATTACCCGGGCTTGAAGGTGAACAAGTCGGGGCACACGCCGGTGTCGCTGTCTCCCTGGCTGACGCAAGAGACGACGCTTCTCCTGTACAAGCAGCTTGGCAAGTGGGAGGAGGTCGTCGGCACGGTGACGGTCAAAAAGCCGCTCTGGGGCAAGCTTGCGTACGACATCCACTATCAGCAAAAGCAGCTCGACGACCGGGACGGAACGTTTCGTTTTGCCCTGCCGCTGTCGCTGCTCGGCAAAAAGCCTCTGGAAGTGCGCGAGGAGCAGAACGAGCTGTGGGAGCAGCTCGCCCATATGGAGGACGGCTACGTAGCGGAGATGGCGTTTTCCACGCTGCAGCCGTACGAGCCGCTGCAACTCTTCAAGCTGCTGGAAAAGTACGATCTGTCTGTGCTGCAGATGGCCGTGTACGGAGGCGAGCTGAAAACCTTTCAGCCGACGCATACGCGAAGCGGCAGTACCATCCGCGTCCCGCACCTGGTGCTGAGGCCGGCAGTTCACTACAGCGAGGGAGGAAGCATGAGCTACGAGACGACGATGGATTTGCCCGAATCGGTGGAGGAGGCGACCAATCAGCTCATTCCTGATTTGGAATGGATGCAGTCCTATGCGCCTGATGAGTTCGATGTGTATGACGACAAGCGTCTCGCCTATTTGCGCGAAAACGGAATCGCCGTCTATGGCGCCGTCGTCACAGGACCGATTCGCGAGTTGGAGAAGCTGCGTGCCGAGCCTGAGCTGCACCGCTTTCAGTTGGGCAGGATTGCCGTATGGAACTGGTAG
- a CDS encoding spore germination protein, whose translation MMRKFFAQRRKKKTSPLMQHMQQSQPQLAGKKLSSSLQENMDLFRSLLGNPHDLLIRSFLIGNSNHPCAVIAIDGLANADMLHAQVLGHIQLMISTAEKTVPTEPDAILNLLFDEVLSVVEIKKETSLAATIDCILSGDTAIFVDGTSEIILIDSKGWKSRAIEEPVSEGLVRGPRDGFTESIRDNTVLIRRRVKDPSLRFDSTLVGTRSKTELIVAYIDNIVDHNLVKEVHRRIATIDIDEVEESGFIEQWIEDDFLSPFPQVHNTERPDKVSAALFQGRVAIMLDGTPMVLILPVTLGLLMHSPEDYYERWIVGTLTRLLRYLAAFFAVFSPSLYIALVTFHPGLIPSDLAFSIAATRDGVPFPAFVESIMMITTMELLQEAGLRLPKPIGQTVGIVGGLVIGDAAVSAGIVSPVMVIVVALTAISSFAIPSYHLAIAFRMIRFFAMFAAAIFGVYGVVLSLITIIIHLSNLTSIGHPYLAPFAPQMPRDWKDLILRAPVTFLKDRPEVLHPEDEIRMRTGDSK comes from the coding sequence ATGATGCGAAAATTTTTCGCCCAGCGACGCAAAAAGAAAACCTCTCCCCTCATGCAGCACATGCAGCAGTCACAGCCACAGCTTGCCGGCAAAAAGCTGTCCAGCAGCCTGCAGGAAAACATGGACCTGTTTCGCTCCTTGCTTGGCAACCCTCACGATCTGCTGATCCGCAGCTTTCTCATCGGCAACAGCAACCATCCGTGCGCCGTCATTGCGATTGATGGTCTGGCCAATGCGGATATGCTCCATGCGCAAGTGCTGGGCCATATCCAGTTGATGATCTCTACCGCGGAAAAAACCGTTCCTACTGAACCAGATGCGATCCTCAACCTGCTTTTTGATGAGGTCTTGTCCGTTGTCGAAATAAAAAAAGAAACGTCTCTCGCAGCCACCATCGACTGTATTTTGTCCGGAGATACCGCCATTTTTGTCGACGGCACGAGCGAGATCATCCTCATTGACAGCAAAGGCTGGAAGTCCCGGGCCATCGAGGAGCCCGTCTCCGAAGGGCTTGTGCGCGGTCCACGCGACGGCTTCACTGAAAGCATCCGGGACAACACGGTGCTGATCCGCAGAAGAGTAAAGGACCCGAGCCTGCGCTTTGATAGCACCCTGGTAGGAACGCGCAGCAAAACCGAGCTGATCGTCGCCTACATCGACAATATTGTGGATCACAATTTGGTCAAGGAAGTTCACCGCAGAATCGCCACCATCGACATTGATGAAGTAGAAGAGTCAGGGTTTATCGAGCAGTGGATCGAGGACGATTTTCTCTCGCCCTTCCCCCAGGTGCACAATACGGAGCGCCCGGACAAGGTGAGTGCCGCCCTGTTTCAAGGGCGGGTCGCGATCATGCTGGACGGCACGCCGATGGTACTGATTCTCCCCGTCACGCTCGGTCTGCTCATGCACTCTCCCGAGGACTACTACGAGCGTTGGATCGTCGGCACACTGACCCGGCTGTTGCGTTATTTGGCCGCTTTTTTCGCTGTATTTTCGCCGTCGCTCTACATCGCCCTGGTCACGTTTCACCCTGGCCTGATTCCGTCCGATCTCGCCTTCTCCATTGCCGCCACACGGGACGGCGTTCCATTTCCGGCTTTCGTGGAGTCGATCATGATGATTACGACGATGGAGCTGTTGCAGGAGGCGGGGCTGCGTCTGCCCAAACCGATTGGCCAGACGGTCGGCATCGTCGGCGGTCTCGTCATCGGCGACGCCGCGGTATCAGCCGGGATCGTCAGCCCGGTCATGGTCATCGTCGTAGCGCTGACAGCGATTTCGTCCTTTGCCATTCCGTCGTACCACCTGGCGATCGCGTTTCGCATGATCCGGTTTTTCGCCATGTTTGCCGCCGCCATCTTCGGGGTGTACGGCGTCGTGCTAAGCCTGATTACGATCATCATCCACCTGTCCAATCTGACGAGCATCGGCCATCCGTACCTGGCTCCGTTTGCCCCGCAAATGCCCAGAGACTGGAAAGACTTGATTTTGCGCGCGCCTGTCACCTTTTTAAAAGACCGTCCCGAAGTCCTGCACCCAGAAGATGAAATCCGAATGAGAACAGGGGACTCCAAATGA
- a CDS encoding RNA polymerase sigma factor, with the protein MKAQLWSEWFAEYQQPLYRYLYRMCGSREVAEELLQETFYRAMLSLSIQDARQARAWLYKVARHLYIDWLRKQTSEKSMLENIRRLFSASSRTYEPETMYRQKEDKQRAEWILQQLPERMRTILYLREIEEFSYQELAETLAMSLDQVKVTLHRARKKFREWEKRVEGGMDDGG; encoded by the coding sequence ATGAAGGCACAACTATGGAGCGAATGGTTCGCCGAATACCAGCAGCCGCTGTACCGCTATTTGTACCGGATGTGCGGTTCGCGCGAGGTGGCCGAGGAGCTGTTGCAGGAGACGTTTTACCGTGCCATGCTCTCCCTCTCGATTCAGGATGCCCGACAGGCGCGGGCGTGGCTCTACAAAGTGGCGCGGCATTTGTACATCGACTGGCTGCGCAAACAAACGTCGGAAAAAAGCATGCTGGAAAACATCCGCCGTCTGTTCAGCGCGTCCTCGCGCACGTATGAGCCGGAAACGATGTATCGCCAAAAAGAGGACAAGCAGCGGGCAGAGTGGATTTTGCAGCAACTGCCCGAGCGGATGAGGACGATCCTCTACCTGCGCGAGATCGAGGAATTTTCCTATCAGGAGCTGGCGGAGACGCTTGCGATGAGCCTCGATCAGGTAAAAGTCACGCTGCACCGGGCGCGAAAAAAATTTCGCGAGTGGGAGAAGCGAGTGGAAGGAGGAATGGACGATGGAGGATGA